The following coding sequences lie in one Paracidovorax avenae genomic window:
- a CDS encoding sn-glycerol-3-phosphate import ATP-binding protein UgpC yields MASLSLRNVVKRYGHGPKANQVIHGVNAEIADGEFIVIVGPSGCGKSTLLRMVAGLEEISGGEIAIGNRVVNNLEPAQRDIAMVFQNYALYPHMTNFENMAYGLKIAKVPKDEIKARVDKAAKILELGHLLERKPRELSGGQRQRVAMGRAIVRQPQVFLFDEPLSNLDAKLRAQTRLEIQKLHRSLSITSLFVTHDQVEAMTLAQRMIVMNGGVMEQFGTPEEVYHTPASTFVASFIGSPPMNLLKNAPGGRQGAILGIRPEHIDIARVGWELRVETVELLGAERLVYGRLQSGSGDESVIVRIEEGTHHPQPGDMIHVEPRMDRLHWFDAASGKRL; encoded by the coding sequence ATGGCATCTCTTTCCCTGCGCAACGTCGTCAAGCGCTACGGCCACGGCCCGAAGGCCAACCAGGTCATCCACGGCGTGAACGCCGAAATCGCCGACGGCGAGTTCATCGTCATCGTCGGCCCATCGGGCTGCGGCAAGTCCACCCTGCTGCGCATGGTGGCAGGCCTGGAAGAAATCTCCGGCGGCGAGATCGCCATCGGCAACCGCGTGGTCAACAACCTGGAACCCGCCCAGCGCGACATCGCCATGGTGTTCCAGAACTACGCGCTCTACCCGCACATGACGAACTTCGAGAACATGGCCTACGGGCTGAAGATCGCCAAGGTGCCCAAGGACGAAATCAAGGCCCGCGTGGACAAGGCCGCGAAGATCCTCGAGCTCGGCCACCTGCTCGAACGCAAGCCGCGCGAGCTCTCCGGCGGCCAGCGCCAGCGCGTCGCCATGGGGCGCGCCATCGTGCGCCAGCCCCAGGTGTTCCTGTTCGACGAGCCGCTCTCCAACCTCGACGCCAAGCTGCGCGCGCAGACCCGCCTGGAAATCCAGAAGCTGCACCGGAGCTTAAGCATCACCAGCCTCTTCGTCACGCACGACCAGGTCGAGGCCATGACGCTGGCGCAGCGCATGATCGTGATGAACGGTGGCGTGATGGAGCAGTTCGGCACGCCCGAGGAGGTCTATCACACGCCTGCATCGACCTTCGTCGCGAGCTTCATCGGCTCGCCGCCCATGAACCTGCTGAAGAACGCCCCGGGCGGGCGGCAGGGCGCGATCCTCGGCATCCGGCCGGAGCACATCGACATCGCCCGCGTGGGCTGGGAGCTGCGCGTGGAGACGGTCGAACTGCTGGGCGCCGAGCGCCTCGTGTATGGCCGCCTGCAGTCGGGCAGCGGGGACGAGTCGGTCATCGTGCGCATCGAGGAAGGCACCCACCATCCTCAGCCCGGCGACATGATCCACGTGGAGCCCCGCATGGACCGGCTGCACTGGTTCGACGCCGCCTCCGGCAAGCGGCTCTGA
- a CDS encoding bleomycin resistance protein: MEHKAPLHATIPVLASLDLEESAAFYSGRLGFTVALRTADYLIAARDGCELHFWLCGERHIAENTSCYVRGDVRALHAEFAQRGLELPPPVERPWGMRELYVHDPHGNLLKFGEAIRAS; encoded by the coding sequence ATGGAACACAAAGCTCCGCTGCACGCCACCATCCCGGTGCTGGCGTCCCTCGACCTCGAGGAAAGCGCTGCCTTCTATTCCGGGCGGCTCGGCTTCACGGTCGCATTGCGCACCGCCGACTACCTCATCGCCGCGCGCGACGGCTGCGAGCTGCATTTCTGGCTCTGCGGCGAGCGCCACATCGCCGAAAACACCTCCTGCTACGTGCGCGGCGACGTGCGCGCACTGCATGCCGAATTCGCGCAGCGGGGGCTGGAGTTGCCACCGCCCGTGGAGCGCCCCTGGGGCATGCGCGAACTCTACGTGCACGATCCCCACGGCAACCTGCTCAAGTTCGGCGAAGCGATCCGGGCATCCTGA
- the ugpQ gene encoding glycerophosphodiester phosphodiesterase produces MTATPSTTSPADWPYPRWIAHRGAGRLAPENTLAAFRLGARHGYRMFECDAKLSSDGVVFLLHDATLDRTTNGRGTAGERPWGELAQLDAGSWHSRGCAGEPLPTLEHLARYCLANGYLLNIEIKPTPGTEEETGRAVAALAARLWHQAEVPPLLTSFKVAALTGARDAAPLLPRGLLLDTLEPGWLDTARQLGCAAVVCNHALWTVEHVAAVKAGGLRTLSYTVNDEWAARRLIDLGTDGIITDRVDLFSPAR; encoded by the coding sequence ATGACTGCCACCCCATCCACCACGTCCCCCGCCGACTGGCCCTATCCCCGATGGATCGCCCACCGCGGCGCGGGCCGGCTGGCCCCCGAGAACACCCTGGCGGCCTTCCGGCTCGGCGCGCGCCATGGCTACCGCATGTTCGAATGCGACGCCAAGCTCAGCAGCGACGGCGTCGTCTTCCTGCTGCACGACGCCACCCTGGACCGCACCACCAACGGCCGGGGCACCGCCGGCGAGCGCCCGTGGGGCGAACTCGCGCAACTCGACGCGGGCAGCTGGCATTCCCGCGGCTGCGCGGGCGAACCCCTGCCGACCCTGGAGCACCTGGCGCGCTACTGCCTGGCCAACGGCTACCTGCTGAACATCGAGATCAAGCCCACGCCGGGCACCGAAGAGGAAACCGGCCGAGCGGTCGCGGCGCTGGCGGCCCGACTCTGGCACCAGGCCGAGGTGCCGCCGCTCCTCACCTCCTTCAAGGTGGCCGCGCTCACGGGCGCGCGCGACGCCGCGCCCCTGCTGCCGCGCGGGCTGCTGCTGGACACCCTGGAGCCCGGCTGGCTGGACACGGCCCGCCAGCTCGGCTGCGCGGCGGTGGTCTGCAACCATGCGCTCTGGACGGTGGAGCACGTCGCCGCCGTGAAGGCCGGCGGCCTGCGCACGCTCAGCTACACGGTGAACGACGAATGGGCCGCCCGGCGGCTCATCGACCTGGGCACCGACGGCATCATCACCGACCGGGTGGATCTCTTCAGTCCGGCGCGGTGA
- a CDS encoding DUF3772 domain-containing protein, with protein MDATIHSLSLTRFLRRLPHSVRALVLLAACLLAWPPGTAQAAPQAPASAPASASSAAASRAAAAAAAAAAADIVDPDTPLPSVDELRKRLEAIPRKLGDQDDGRKLVNDAYAVGATAEQVVARRTADLADLDSRLAGLGPAPEKGAPADSPDVVQQRSALAKQRATVDADLKLARLIAVDAEQLGADLLRQRRQQFQAELTARADSPLGAAFWRNLRAAWPTDTERLSVLAIEAKQAVQRALEPERRRTFLVSLLGALLLLVAGNWAGERLLVRLAPAKLPAGRLRRSLLASASVLANVIFTGTAAQWLLSGLDAGDNLGERLDGLGHSAVGMAVFAAFAIGLGHALLSRKRSSWRLPALPDDLARRLSPYPWWIAIIAALGGMVTEINAAVGASLAAEVTAQAFFALLVAAVVAASVRQLNAPLPASVQEPASDEDSAPAPSAAPPRPLWVGLLVACAGIASLAVVLLVAFGYIALAGALARQVVWSGVAFATAYLLYQLVDDLCDALLSSRSGFGRRLHTGMGIDPGLLDQAAVVLSGALRVVLFFYLVIALLAPFGTGPDELFRRGSAMDQGLNLGNFALAPQALLTALGVVVAGFIGIRMIKRWLSDRYFPSTTLEPGMRSSITTLLGYFGGVMVIAAALAALGISVERIAWVASALSVGIGFGLQAIVQNFISGLILLAERPVKVGDWVKLGDTEGDIRRINVRATEIQLGDHSTVIVPNSEFITKTVRNMTWGGSQGRVLLRLPAPLDTDAQRMRALILDAFKAHESILESPGPSVTLEDIVSGTLTFLAIGYVSNPRNAGGVKSDLLFSILESLRAAGLALSPPATTAVAPLSATAALQPREPAGTPTPGTA; from the coding sequence ATGGACGCGACCATTCACTCCCTTTCCCTGACCCGTTTCCTGCGGCGCCTTCCGCACTCCGTGCGGGCGCTGGTCCTCCTGGCGGCATGCCTGCTGGCCTGGCCGCCCGGCACGGCACAGGCCGCCCCGCAGGCGCCCGCCTCCGCCCCGGCGTCCGCGAGCAGCGCTGCGGCATCCCGGGCCGCCGCAGCCGCTGCGGCGGCGGCCGCGGCAGACATCGTCGATCCCGACACCCCGCTGCCCTCCGTGGACGAGCTGCGCAAGCGCCTGGAGGCCATCCCGCGCAAGCTCGGCGACCAGGACGACGGCCGCAAGCTCGTGAACGACGCCTACGCCGTCGGCGCCACGGCCGAGCAGGTGGTGGCCCGCCGCACGGCCGACCTGGCGGACCTGGACAGCCGCCTCGCCGGACTCGGCCCCGCCCCCGAGAAAGGCGCGCCCGCCGACTCGCCCGACGTCGTCCAGCAGCGCAGCGCCCTCGCCAAGCAGCGCGCCACCGTCGATGCGGACCTCAAGCTCGCGCGCCTGATCGCCGTCGATGCGGAACAGCTCGGCGCCGACCTGCTGCGCCAGCGGCGCCAGCAGTTCCAGGCCGAACTCACCGCGCGCGCCGATTCGCCCCTGGGCGCCGCCTTCTGGCGCAACCTGCGCGCCGCATGGCCCACGGACACCGAGCGCCTGTCCGTCCTGGCCATCGAAGCCAAACAGGCCGTGCAGCGCGCCCTCGAACCCGAACGGCGCCGGACTTTCCTCGTCAGCCTGCTGGGGGCGCTGCTGCTCCTGGTAGCGGGCAACTGGGCCGGCGAGCGCCTGCTCGTGCGCCTCGCGCCGGCCAAGCTGCCCGCGGGTCGGCTGCGGCGCTCACTGCTGGCCTCGGCCTCCGTCCTGGCGAACGTGATCTTCACCGGCACCGCCGCGCAATGGCTGCTGAGCGGGCTCGACGCGGGCGACAACCTCGGCGAGCGGCTCGACGGGCTCGGGCACTCCGCCGTGGGCATGGCGGTCTTCGCGGCCTTCGCGATCGGCCTGGGGCACGCGCTGCTCTCGCGCAAGCGCAGTTCCTGGCGCCTGCCCGCGCTGCCCGACGACCTCGCCCGCCGGCTGAGCCCCTACCCCTGGTGGATCGCGATCATCGCGGCGCTCGGCGGCATGGTGACGGAGATCAACGCCGCCGTGGGCGCCAGCCTCGCCGCGGAAGTCACTGCCCAGGCCTTCTTCGCGCTGCTCGTGGCCGCCGTCGTCGCCGCGTCGGTGCGGCAGCTCAACGCGCCGCTGCCCGCATCGGTGCAGGAGCCGGCCAGCGACGAGGATTCCGCGCCGGCCCCGTCCGCCGCGCCGCCACGCCCGCTCTGGGTCGGCCTGCTGGTCGCCTGCGCCGGCATCGCCTCCCTGGCCGTGGTGCTGCTGGTCGCCTTCGGCTACATCGCGCTGGCCGGGGCCCTGGCACGGCAGGTGGTCTGGAGCGGCGTCGCCTTCGCCACCGCCTACCTGCTCTACCAGCTGGTGGACGACCTGTGCGACGCCCTGCTCTCCTCGCGCAGCGGCTTCGGGCGGCGCCTGCACACGGGCATGGGCATCGACCCGGGCCTGCTCGACCAGGCGGCGGTCGTGCTGTCCGGCGCGCTGCGCGTCGTGCTGTTCTTCTATCTGGTCATCGCCCTGCTGGCCCCCTTCGGCACCGGGCCGGACGAACTGTTCCGCCGCGGCAGCGCGATGGACCAGGGCCTGAACCTCGGCAACTTCGCGCTGGCGCCGCAGGCCCTGCTGACGGCCCTGGGCGTCGTCGTGGCGGGCTTCATCGGCATCCGCATGATCAAGCGCTGGCTGAGCGACCGGTACTTCCCCAGCACCACGCTGGAGCCGGGCATGCGCAGTTCCATCACCACCCTGCTGGGCTACTTCGGCGGCGTGATGGTGATCGCGGCCGCGCTGGCGGCCCTGGGCATCAGCGTGGAACGCATCGCATGGGTCGCGAGCGCGCTGTCGGTGGGTATCGGCTTCGGGCTGCAGGCCATCGTGCAGAACTTCATCTCGGGCCTGATCCTGCTGGCAGAGCGGCCCGTGAAGGTGGGCGACTGGGTCAAGCTCGGCGACACCGAAGGCGACATCCGCCGCATCAACGTGCGTGCCACCGAGATCCAGCTGGGCGACCACTCCACCGTGATCGTGCCCAACTCGGAGTTCATCACCAAGACCGTGCGCAACATGACCTGGGGCGGCTCGCAGGGCCGCGTGCTGCTGCGCCTGCCGGCCCCGCTGGACACCGACGCCCAGCGCATGCGCGCCCTGATCCTGGACGCCTTCAAGGCCCACGAAAGCATCCTGGAGAGCCCCGGGCCCAGCGTGACGCTGGAAGACATCGTGAGCGGCACCCTCACTTTCCTGGCCATCGGCTACGTGAGCAACCCGCGCAACGCCGGCGGCGTGAAAAGCGATCTGCTTTTTTCCATCCTCGAATCGCTGCGCGCCGCAGGCCTGGCGCTCTCGCCCCCGGCCACCACCGCCGTGGCGCCGCTGTCCGCCACCGCCGCCCTCCAGCCCAGGGAGCCGGCCGGCACGCCGACGCCCGGCACGGCGTAA
- a CDS encoding Bug family tripartite tricarboxylate transporter substrate binding protein has translation MRLRNWLAAAALACTSVAALAQLAFPSKPIRVVVGFPAGGPLDQHARLLTDKLQAVLGQPVVVDYKAGAGGTVGAQDVMKAPPDGHTLMLANTGVMVINPALYSKLPYSMLKDFTPVARTAMQPLALLVNPKLPVQNLQEFIAYAKARPGQVNFGSAGNGGISHLVPEMFKTATGLFMVHIPYRGSAPAFTDLMGGQVQFMAESIPQAAAYHKQGKVRALAVTSRERNPALPDVPTAIESGLKNFEVVGFYGFLAPAGTPRDVVAKLSNAFGQVMQSPDVKNRMVAQGADPAFLGADAFASFLAAEMPRWAVAVQQSGAKLD, from the coding sequence ATGCGCTTGCGCAACTGGCTTGCCGCCGCCGCCCTGGCCTGCACATCCGTCGCCGCCCTGGCCCAGCTCGCCTTCCCCTCCAAACCCATCCGCGTGGTGGTCGGCTTTCCGGCCGGCGGGCCATTGGACCAGCATGCGCGGCTGCTGACCGACAAGCTGCAGGCCGTGCTGGGCCAGCCCGTGGTGGTGGACTACAAGGCTGGCGCGGGCGGCACGGTGGGCGCGCAGGATGTGATGAAGGCGCCGCCTGACGGCCATACGCTGATGCTGGCCAACACGGGCGTGATGGTCATCAACCCGGCGCTCTACAGCAAGCTGCCTTACTCGATGCTCAAGGATTTCACGCCCGTCGCGCGCACGGCGATGCAACCCCTGGCGCTGCTGGTCAATCCGAAGCTGCCGGTGCAGAACCTGCAGGAGTTCATCGCGTACGCGAAGGCGCGGCCGGGGCAGGTCAATTTCGGTTCGGCGGGCAACGGGGGCATCAGCCACCTGGTGCCGGAGATGTTCAAGACGGCCACGGGGCTGTTCATGGTGCACATCCCGTACCGCGGCAGTGCGCCGGCCTTCACCGACCTGATGGGTGGGCAGGTGCAGTTCATGGCCGAGAGCATTCCGCAGGCCGCGGCGTACCACAAGCAGGGCAAGGTGCGCGCGCTGGCCGTCACCAGCCGCGAGCGCAATCCGGCGCTGCCCGATGTGCCGACGGCGATCGAGAGCGGGCTGAAGAACTTCGAGGTGGTGGGCTTCTACGGCTTCCTGGCACCGGCCGGCACGCCCAGGGACGTGGTGGCGAAGCTCAGCAATGCGTTCGGCCAGGTCATGCAGTCGCCCGACGTGAAAAACCGCATGGTGGCGCAGGGCGCCGATCCGGCCTTCCTGGGCGCCGATGCGTTCGCCAGCTTCCTCGCGGCGGAGATGCCGCGCTGGGCCGTGGCGGTGCAGCAGTCCGGCGCCAAGCTGGACTGA
- a CDS encoding LysR family transcriptional regulator, with product MTIDTGLLHTFVAVHRNQGFTRAAGQLHLTQSAVSHQIRRLEALVGRPLFRRTTRRLDLTADGEDLLHHAQRVLQAQEALERHFRCSPIEGTVRLGVQEHFMSDGLPQLLHQFARSCPHVRLEVSVGLTLDLSAMVREGDVDLAVITSTSAVSGGILLQRLPMVWAAADCWEWRAGASLPLAYSPLPCVCGQIGIDALERAGIAWHKAFSSHSLHDLRAAVLSGLAVAMFTSDNLRPGMVLLGERDGLPPLPMMDYMLVYSDEPAQGSRAAVRELGRLIEQAEWASQEVPGKGLQRGRAAR from the coding sequence ATGACCATCGACACCGGATTGCTGCACACCTTCGTCGCGGTGCATCGCAACCAGGGCTTCACCCGTGCGGCCGGGCAACTGCACCTGACGCAGTCCGCCGTCAGCCACCAGATCCGGCGGCTGGAGGCGCTGGTGGGACGGCCGCTGTTCCGCCGCACGACCCGGCGCCTGGACCTGACGGCCGACGGCGAGGATCTGCTGCACCACGCGCAGCGCGTGCTGCAGGCTCAGGAAGCGCTGGAGCGCCATTTCCGCTGCTCGCCCATCGAGGGCACCGTGCGCCTGGGGGTGCAGGAGCACTTCATGAGCGATGGCCTGCCGCAACTGCTGCACCAGTTCGCGCGCAGTTGTCCCCATGTCCGCCTGGAGGTGAGCGTGGGCCTCACGCTCGACCTGTCGGCCATGGTGCGTGAAGGGGATGTGGACCTCGCCGTGATCACCAGCACATCTGCAGTGAGCGGCGGCATCCTGCTGCAGCGCCTGCCGATGGTCTGGGCCGCCGCCGATTGCTGGGAGTGGAGGGCCGGCGCCTCGCTGCCGCTGGCCTATTCGCCGCTGCCTTGCGTTTGCGGCCAGATCGGGATCGATGCGCTCGAGCGGGCGGGCATCGCCTGGCACAAGGCCTTCAGTTCGCACAGCCTGCACGACCTGCGCGCCGCCGTGCTGAGCGGTCTGGCCGTGGCCATGTTCACGAGCGACAACCTGCGTCCCGGCATGGTGCTGCTGGGCGAGCGCGATGGGTTGCCTCCGTTGCCCATGATGGATTACATGCTGGTTTACAGCGATGAGCCGGCGCAGGGCAGCCGTGCGGCAGTGCGGGAACTGGGGCGCCTCATCGAACAGGCCGAATGGGCCTCGCAGGAGGTGCCTGGCAAGGGGTTGCAGCGCGGGCGTGCGGCGCGTTAG
- a CDS encoding MFS transporter: MPDYRTPSRPLALTAICLSALMFGLEISSVPVILSVLDKEMHADFQGLQWIMNAYTIGCTTVLMATGTLADRYGRRRVFMLSVLAFGLASLWCGWAGSTPVLILGRLVQGIAGGAMFICSIALLSHQFPDGRERGRAFAVWGVVAGIGLGFGPMAGSAIVWASSWHWVFLVHVPLSALTLALIRAGVAESRDPQAREHRLDWAGLCTLTLAVLGFTGFLMQGESLGWKSPATLGLAALATVSLAAFIAVERSQPRPMFDFSVFTIRDFSGGILACVGMNCSYWPFMIYLPFYFGAGVGLDTTATGLMLLVYTVPFLVMPPVAQWLLLRYQAAWVIPSGLFIIGLGFMLMWGGSLLAHLGSWTVLPGALVAGIGLGLTTTPATNMTTASVPPHRAGMASGMDVSARLITLVIHIAVMGLVLVAGIQAALRGRWGPAVEPGLLQALARRLAGGDLPGAQHLLAAHSLPGASVVPLQEVVVQGFGWVMLYGGLAAWITAGLSLAVLRSHPVQGGLQPCGSGMH, from the coding sequence ATGCCTGACTACCGCACTCCATCCCGGCCCCTGGCGCTGACCGCCATCTGCCTTTCCGCACTGATGTTCGGCCTGGAGATTTCGAGCGTGCCCGTGATCCTGTCCGTGCTGGACAAGGAAATGCACGCCGACTTCCAGGGCCTGCAATGGATCATGAACGCCTACACCATCGGCTGCACCACGGTGCTGATGGCTACCGGCACCCTGGCGGACCGGTACGGACGCCGCCGCGTCTTCATGCTCAGCGTGCTGGCTTTCGGCCTGGCTTCGCTCTGGTGCGGATGGGCCGGTTCCACGCCCGTGCTCATCCTGGGCCGGCTCGTGCAGGGCATCGCAGGCGGCGCCATGTTCATCTGCTCCATCGCCCTCCTCTCGCACCAGTTTCCCGACGGCCGGGAGCGGGGCCGCGCCTTCGCGGTCTGGGGCGTGGTGGCCGGCATCGGGCTGGGTTTCGGCCCCATGGCCGGCAGCGCCATCGTCTGGGCTTCCAGTTGGCACTGGGTGTTCCTCGTGCACGTGCCGCTGTCCGCGCTCACGCTGGCGCTGATCCGTGCAGGCGTGGCGGAGTCCCGCGATCCCCAGGCACGGGAGCACCGGCTGGACTGGGCCGGCCTCTGCACCCTGACGCTGGCGGTGCTCGGTTTCACCGGCTTCCTCATGCAGGGGGAAAGCCTCGGCTGGAAGAGCCCTGCCACCCTCGGCCTGGCTGCCCTGGCCACCGTCAGCCTCGCGGCATTCATCGCGGTGGAGCGAAGCCAGCCCCGCCCGATGTTCGACTTCTCCGTGTTCACGATCCGCGACTTCTCGGGCGGCATCCTGGCCTGCGTCGGCATGAACTGCAGCTACTGGCCCTTCATGATCTATCTGCCCTTCTACTTCGGCGCCGGCGTGGGCCTGGACACCACCGCCACCGGCCTGATGCTGCTGGTCTATACGGTGCCGTTCCTGGTCATGCCCCCCGTCGCACAGTGGCTGCTGCTGCGCTACCAGGCGGCCTGGGTGATCCCCTCCGGGCTCTTCATCATCGGGCTGGGCTTCATGCTGATGTGGGGAGGCAGCCTGCTGGCGCACCTCGGCAGCTGGACCGTGCTGCCCGGCGCGCTCGTCGCAGGCATCGGGCTGGGCCTGACCACGACGCCGGCCACCAACATGACCACGGCCTCGGTGCCGCCGCATCGCGCCGGAATGGCGTCAGGCATGGACGTGAGCGCACGCCTCATCACGCTGGTCATCCACATTGCCGTGATGGGCCTGGTGCTGGTGGCGGGCATCCAGGCCGCATTGCGCGGGCGATGGGGGCCGGCGGTGGAACCGGGCCTGCTGCAGGCGCTGGCCCGGCGGCTTGCGGGTGGCGACCTGCCTGGCGCTCAGCACCTCCTGGCCGCCCACTCCCTGCCGGGCGCGAGCGTGGTGCCGTTGCAGGAGGTGGTGGTTCAGGGCTTCGGCTGGGTGATGCTGTATGGCGGGCTGGCCGCCTGGATCACGGCAGGGCTCAGCCTCGCGGTGCTGAGGAGCCACCCGGTGCAGGGAGGTCTTCAGCCCTGCGGTAGCGGCATGCATTGA
- the hemA gene encoding glutamyl-tRNA reductase: MAVWALGINHTTAPLDLRGRFAFAIDQIAPTLQGLRQSLGGATRHPQVETAILSTCNRTEIYCAGQQPALDHTLDWLAHSGGVSPSLLRSHSYTLEESLVARHAFRVASGLDSMVLGEAQILGQMKDAVRAAETAGALGTTLNQLFQRSFAVAKEVRTSTEIGAHSISMAAAAVRLAGQLFEDLTEIRILFVGAGEMIELAATHFAAKNPKSLAIANRTLERGEKLASRFGGEVMRLADLPDRLHEFDAVVSCTASSLPIIGLGAVERALKKRRHRPMFMVDLAVPRDIEPEVKALEDIYLYTVDDLASVVQTAQASRQAAVAQAEAIIDAGVQSFMHWMDQRSPVGGVVPLIQQIHAQADEWRALEIARAKKLIAKGEDMDAVLEALSRGLTQKMLHGTLAELRAGDADTRAQTAQTVSRLFLRSQSKSGL, from the coding sequence ATGGCAGTCTGGGCCCTCGGCATCAACCACACGACCGCGCCGCTCGATCTGCGCGGCCGTTTTGCGTTCGCCATCGACCAGATCGCGCCCACGCTGCAGGGCCTGCGCCAGTCGCTGGGCGGCGCCACGCGCCATCCGCAGGTGGAAACCGCCATCCTCTCCACCTGCAACCGCACCGAGATCTACTGCGCCGGCCAGCAGCCTGCACTGGACCACACGCTCGACTGGCTCGCCCACAGCGGCGGCGTGAGCCCCTCGCTGCTGCGCTCGCACTCCTACACGCTCGAAGAAAGCCTCGTCGCGCGCCATGCGTTCCGTGTGGCCAGCGGGCTCGATTCCATGGTGCTGGGCGAGGCCCAGATCCTGGGCCAGATGAAGGATGCCGTGCGCGCGGCAGAGACGGCCGGCGCGCTGGGCACCACGCTCAACCAGCTCTTCCAGCGCAGCTTCGCCGTCGCCAAGGAAGTGCGCACCAGCACCGAGATCGGCGCCCACAGCATCAGCATGGCCGCCGCCGCCGTGCGCCTGGCCGGGCAGCTGTTCGAAGACCTGACGGAGATCCGCATCCTCTTCGTGGGCGCGGGCGAGATGATCGAACTCGCCGCCACCCACTTCGCGGCGAAGAACCCCAAGAGCCTCGCCATCGCCAACCGCACGCTGGAGCGCGGCGAGAAGCTCGCCTCCCGCTTCGGCGGCGAGGTCATGCGCCTGGCCGACCTGCCCGACCGCCTGCACGAGTTCGACGCCGTGGTCAGCTGCACGGCCAGCAGCCTGCCCATCATCGGCCTGGGCGCCGTCGAGCGCGCGCTGAAGAAGCGCCGCCACCGCCCCATGTTCATGGTCGATCTGGCCGTGCCGCGCGACATCGAGCCCGAGGTGAAGGCGCTGGAAGACATCTACCTCTACACCGTGGACGACCTCGCCAGCGTCGTGCAGACCGCGCAGGCCAGCCGGCAGGCGGCTGTCGCGCAGGCAGAGGCCATCATCGATGCGGGCGTGCAGAGCTTCATGCACTGGATGGACCAGCGCAGCCCCGTGGGCGGCGTGGTGCCGCTCATCCAGCAGATCCACGCCCAGGCCGACGAATGGCGCGCGCTGGAGATCGCTCGCGCCAAGAAGCTCATCGCCAAGGGCGAGGACATGGACGCCGTGCTGGAAGCGCTCTCGCGCGGCCTCACGCAGAAGATGCTGCACGGCACCCTGGCCGAACTGCGCGCGGGCGATGCCGACACGCGCGCCCAGACGGCCCAGACCGTCTCCCGCCTGTTCCTGCGCTCGCAGTCCAAGAGCGGCCTGTAG